CGAGCGCCCGCCGCCGGTGAGGCCGGCGGCGAGCCGTGGCGTCAGTGCCTGCGCTCGCGCTTCGACTGGCACTGCAGGCAGCGGGCGGCCTCGGGACGCGCTTCGAGCCTGTCCTCCGGCACGGAGCCGCCGCAGTCGGCGCAGAGGCCGTAGCGCCCGTCGTCCAGCCGCCTGAGCGCATCGAGCACGGAGCGGCGGTGCCGGGCGGCCGCCTCCAGCATGGCCCGGTTGCGATCCGCGTCCGTCAGGACCGATCCGGCGTCCGCCGGGGATCGGTCGTGCACGGCCGACGGATCTCCTCGCAGGACGCCGATGGACCGGTCGAGCTCGGCCAGCATGTTCTCCAGGCGCACACGCGCGGTCGTGAAGTTCACGGATCCGCACCTCCGCATGATGAGGGCGGCCTGTGAGGGGGTCCCCGGTTCTCCCGCCAGGCGCGAAGGGGATGAGTCTGTGAGGCGATCCCCATGCAGGGGTATCGCCTTTCTCAGCGGATGCCCATTTGGCGCTGGTTTTACACCGGTTACGGAGCTTTTCGGTTACGGAGCGCTCTCAGAAGAGGGCCCGTCCGTCACCTTCCTCCTCCTTCAAGGGCTCGACGAGCTCCGGGCCGTTGTTGCGCACCGAGTTCACCGCGGTGGAGACCGGATACGCCTTCAGCCCGGTGGCACCGGCGGGAATGAGGAAGTCGTGCGCGTCGGGCACCCCGGGGTCGAGCCACTCCGCCCAGCGGTCCCTCTCGATCAGCATCGGCATCCGGTCGTGGATCTTCCCGGCCTCGTCCAGGGCGGAGGTGGTGATGACCGCGCAGGTCACCAGCCACGCGAGCGGATCGTCGTCGGCCCGGCCGCGGTCGCGCCAGAATTCGTACAGCCCGGCCATGGCCATGACCCCGCCGTCGGCCGGCTGGATGAAGTAGGGCTGTTTCTTCGGCTTCTTGGCCGTCCCGGCCCCCTCCGACACGGCCCATTCGAAGTAGCCGTCCGCGGGCAGCAGGCACCTGCGCCCGGCGAACGCCTTACGGTAGGACGGCTTCTCGGCCACCGTCTCCACCCGCGCGTTGATCATTTTTGAGCCGATGGACGGATCCTTCGCCCAGGCGGGGACCAGGCCCCACCGGAGGATCTGGAGCTGCCGGACCGCCCGGCCTTCCGGATTGTTCTTCGGCACCCGGCTCATCACCGCGTAGACCGGTTTGGTGGGGGCGACGTTGTAGTCGGGCCCGAGCTCCTCCTCGGCGGCCCCGTCGACCTCGACCTCGAACTCCTCAAGCAACTCCTGCTTGTTCCGAGCAGACGCGTATCTCCCGCACATATCACCACCCTGCCATGTGTCCGGGGGCGCCGGGGCGCCACCCCGGTAGGCTTTTGCCCATGTCCGCTCCGCTGTGGCCCGCACCGACCGTGACCGAACCCGTCCGTGCGTCCGTTCACCTGCCCGGCTCGAAGTCCGTGACCAACCGCGCGCTGCTCCTCGCCGCGCTGGCCGACGGCCCGGGCGCCGTACGGCGGGCGCTGCGCAGCCGGGACGCCGACCTGATGGTGGAGGCGCTGCGGGCACTCGGCGCCACGATGACCCCCTCCAACGAGAGCGCCTCCGGCGTCGACTGGGCGATCACACCCGGCCCGGTCGCCGGCGGGGCGCGGATCGACGTGGGACTCGCGGGCACGGTGATGCGGTTCGTGCCGCCGATGGCGGCGCTGAGCGACGGCACGGTGTTCTTCGACGGCGACCCGCACGCGCGCAAGCGTCCGATGGGCACGATCCTGGGCGCGCTGCGCGACCTCGGCGCCGAGGTCGCGGGCGACGCGCTGCCGTTCACCGTCCGCGGCCCGCTGACCGGCGGGGAGGTCACGCTCGACGCGTCCGGGTCCTCCCAGTTCCTCTCCGGCCTGCTGCTGACCGCGGCCCGGTTCGAGAAGGGGCTGACGGTGCGGCACGTCGGCCCGCCGATCCCGTCGCAGCCGCACATCCGGATGACCGTCCAGATGCTGCGCGCGTTCGGCGTCCGGGTCGACGACACGGAGCCCGACGTCTGGCGGGTCGAGCCCGGCCCGATCAGCGCCGGGGACTTCACCGTGGAGCCCGACCTGTCCAACGCGGCGCCGTTCCTCTGCGCCGCGATGGTCGCCGGCGGCACGGTCACCATCCCCGGCTGGCCGGCGGAGACGACACAGCCGGGAGACCAGCTCCGGCACCTGCTGGCGGGCATGGGCGCCTC
Above is a genomic segment from Streptosporangium album containing:
- a CDS encoding TraR/DksA family transcriptional regulator; the protein is MNFTTARVRLENMLAELDRSIGVLRGDPSAVHDRSPADAGSVLTDADRNRAMLEAAARHRRSVLDALRRLDDGRYGLCADCGGSVPEDRLEARPEAARCLQCQSKRERRH
- a CDS encoding SOS response-associated peptidase, whose translation is MCGRYASARNKQELLEEFEVEVDGAAEEELGPDYNVAPTKPVYAVMSRVPKNNPEGRAVRQLQILRWGLVPAWAKDPSIGSKMINARVETVAEKPSYRKAFAGRRCLLPADGYFEWAVSEGAGTAKKPKKQPYFIQPADGGVMAMAGLYEFWRDRGRADDDPLAWLVTCAVITTSALDEAGKIHDRMPMLIERDRWAEWLDPGVPDAHDFLIPAGATGLKAYPVSTAVNSVRNNGPELVEPLKEEEGDGRALF
- the aroA gene encoding 3-phosphoshikimate 1-carboxyvinyltransferase; amino-acid sequence: MSAPLWPAPTVTEPVRASVHLPGSKSVTNRALLLAALADGPGAVRRALRSRDADLMVEALRALGATMTPSNESASGVDWAITPGPVAGGARIDVGLAGTVMRFVPPMAALSDGTVFFDGDPHARKRPMGTILGALRDLGAEVAGDALPFTVRGPLTGGEVTLDASGSSQFLSGLLLTAARFEKGLTVRHVGPPIPSQPHIRMTVQMLRAFGVRVDDTEPDVWRVEPGPISAGDFTVEPDLSNAAPFLCAAMVAGGTVTIPGWPAETTQPGDQLRHLLAGMGASVESTPAGLALTGTGRITGIEADLRDVAELTPTIAALAALADSPSRIGGVAHIRGHETDRLAALVAEINGLGGDANETEDGLEIRPRPLTGGVFHTYDDHRMATAGAVIGLAVPGVEVENIATTGKTLPEFASMWADMLDGAR